One genomic segment of Clostridiales bacterium includes these proteins:
- a CDS encoding V-type ATP synthase subunit D, with amino-acid sequence MAVNIAPTKSNLMSAKASLDFSKKGFELLDKKRNVLIREMMGLIGRAKDIQGRIDMIFQEAYEALKVANMTEGISTVLNIAETIDVADDYDVLLKSVMGVEIPTLKFTRKKLEPSYSFYRTNNAFDIAVIKFQEVKYLIYELAEVENSVYKLAFEIKKTQKRTNALQNIQIPKFKEIVKYIEDVLEEKEREDFFRLKMVKKKNSRKRKA; translated from the coding sequence ATGGCTGTTAATATTGCTCCTACAAAATCGAATCTGATGAGCGCAAAGGCATCGCTTGATTTTTCAAAAAAGGGTTTTGAGCTTTTAGATAAGAAAAGAAATGTTCTGATTCGTGAAATGATGGGTTTGATCGGAAGGGCAAAGGATATTCAGGGCAGGATAGATATGATATTTCAGGAAGCTTATGAAGCGCTGAAGGTCGCGAACATGACTGAAGGCATCAGTACCGTTTTGAACATTGCGGAAACTATCGATGTAGCCGATGATTATGACGTCCTTTTAAAGAGCGTGATGGGCGTTGAAATTCCGACGTTAAAATTCACAAGGAAAAAACTGGAGCCTTCATACAGCTTTTACAGGACAAATAACGCTTTTGATATCGCAGTTATTAAATTTCAGGAAGTGAAATATCTTATATATGAGCTGGCCGAAGTCGAAAATTCCGTATACAAATTGGCTTTTGAAATAAAGAAGACGCAGAAAAGGACCAATGCGCTTCAGAATATACAAATACCTAAGTTCAAGGAAATCGTAAAGTATATTGAAGACGTTCTTGAGGAAAAGGAAAGAGAAGATTTCTTCAGGCTGAAGATGGTAAAAAAGAAGAATTCGAGAAAAAGAAAGGCATAA
- a CDS encoding V-type ATP synthase subunit B → MKNEYLRLDRIEGPLIVLSGVKDAAYDEIVEVQLGEKKKKGKVVQLDEDKVIVQLFENTAGLSTHNASVSFTGKPLEIALSRDILGRVFNGIGEPIDGAGEIFTGDKYDVNGRPINPVARLYPRNFIQTGISTIDCLTTLIRGQKLPIFSGNGMPHNELAAQIVRQAKISSNTDEEFAIIFAAMGVKHDDAAFFLKSFEEAGVLSRVVVYMNLADDPIVERIVTPRCALTAAEYLAFELGMHILVIMTDMTSYCEALRELSSSREEVPSRKGYPGYLYSDLASLYERAGMMKGKKGSITQIPILTMPNDDITHPIPDLTGYITEGQIVLGRDLFQKDIYPPINILPSLSRLMKDGIGKGYTREDHAEVANQIFSAYSHVQDVAALAQVIGEDELSDTDKKYMEFGAQFEERFVKQGFDENRSIFETLDLAWELLSILPVQELDRISPEIIAKYYKG, encoded by the coding sequence ATGAAGAATGAATATTTGCGGCTTGACAGGATTGAGGGACCTCTGATCGTTTTATCAGGTGTTAAGGATGCTGCATATGACGAAATTGTGGAAGTTCAGCTCGGAGAGAAGAAAAAGAAGGGAAAAGTCGTACAGCTGGATGAAGACAAGGTAATTGTTCAGTTGTTTGAAAACACCGCAGGACTTTCAACTCATAATGCAAGCGTTAGTTTTACAGGTAAACCCCTTGAAATAGCTCTCTCGCGTGACATACTTGGAAGAGTTTTCAATGGCATAGGCGAACCGATAGATGGCGCGGGCGAAATCTTTACCGGAGATAAATATGATGTAAACGGCAGGCCCATAAATCCCGTAGCGAGGCTGTATCCGAGGAATTTCATACAGACGGGCATATCGACGATAGATTGCCTGACAACCCTCATAAGGGGGCAGAAGCTCCCTATATTTTCGGGAAACGGCATGCCTCATAATGAACTGGCCGCCCAAATAGTGAGGCAGGCTAAGATCTCTTCAAATACTGATGAAGAATTTGCGATCATATTTGCTGCGATGGGCGTTAAGCATGATGACGCCGCATTCTTCCTGAAGAGTTTTGAAGAAGCAGGGGTGCTGAGCAGAGTCGTGGTTTACATGAATCTGGCTGACGATCCGATAGTCGAAAGGATAGTAACTCCAAGGTGCGCTCTTACTGCTGCAGAATATCTTGCCTTCGAGCTGGGAATGCATATTCTCGTAATAATGACTGATATGACGAGCTATTGCGAGGCATTAAGGGAGCTGTCATCGTCGAGGGAGGAAGTGCCAAGCAGAAAAGGCTATCCGGGATATCTTTATTCGGATCTTGCGAGCCTTTATGAAAGGGCAGGCATGATGAAGGGCAAAAAGGGATCTATCACACAGATACCAATACTTACCATGCCTAACGATGATATAACCCACCCCATACCGGACCTTACGGGATATATTACCGAAGGGCAGATTGTGCTTGGAAGGGATTTATTCCAGAAAGATATATATCCTCCAATAAATATATTGCCTTCGCTTTCAAGGCTCATGAAGGATGGTATCGGCAAAGGCTATACCAGGGAGGATCACGCCGAGGTTGCAAACCAGATATTTTCGGCTTATTCCCATGTTCAGGATGTAGCTGCACTGGCCCAGGTCATAGGTGAGGATGAGCTTTCAGATACGGATAAAAAGTACATGGAGTTTGGAGCGCAGTTTGAAGAGAGATTTGTAAAGCAAGGCTTTGATGAAAATCGAAGTATATTTGAAACACTTGATCTTGCATGGGAACTTCTGTCCATATTGCCTGTGCAGGAATTAGACAGGATAAGCCCCGAAATTATTGCAAAATACTATAAGGGGTGA
- a CDS encoding V-type ATP synthase subunit A: protein MENSRGIIIYINGPVIKAKNMSNFKMREMVMVGEGKLIGEIISLEGDIGTVQVYEETSGLKVGETVVPTDKPLSVKLGPGIIGNIFDGIERPLLEINRISEGFIPKGIGLISIDTEKLWDVRINVKAGDLLCEGYVFGEVDETDLIVHKLMVPPGMGGRVIETVDDGRYNIETVLVKLEDEKGKTIDLKMYQEWPVRTPRPVLKRRHIERPLITGQRVLDTFFPIAKGGTAAIPGGFGTGKTMTQHQLAKWSDADIIVYIGCGERGNEMTEVLEEFPKLEDPKSKKPLMERTVLIANTSNMPVAAREASIYTGITIAEYYRDMGYHVAIMADSTSRWAEALREISGRLEEMPAEEGYPAYLPSRLAEFYERAGYVTTLNGKEGSVTIIGAVSPAGGDFSEPVTENTKRFVSAFLGLDKRLAYARHFPAINWLSSYSGYVTALTDWYSENVAEDMMPLRAKMLKVLFEENKLLEIVKLVGEDVLPDDQRLILEVSKLLKVGFLQQNAFHKEDTYVPIKKQYLMLKVIDMVYERGKSAVKKGIPISKIKDAKLFDEVIKMKYTIPNDRLEMFDSLFKHINDFYDKLEKQYA, encoded by the coding sequence ATGGAAAATTCCAGAGGAATAATTATTTATATAAACGGACCTGTAATAAAGGCAAAGAATATGTCAAACTTCAAAATGCGTGAAATGGTTATGGTTGGAGAAGGCAAACTCATAGGCGAGATCATCTCTCTTGAAGGTGACATCGGTACGGTCCAGGTATACGAAGAGACAAGCGGTTTGAAAGTCGGGGAGACCGTAGTTCCGACTGATAAGCCCCTATCGGTAAAACTCGGGCCTGGTATTATCGGAAATATATTTGATGGAATCGAAAGGCCGCTCCTTGAGATAAACCGGATTTCCGAAGGGTTTATTCCAAAAGGTATCGGCCTTATATCTATAGATACGGAAAAATTATGGGACGTGAGAATCAATGTAAAGGCAGGAGACCTGCTATGCGAGGGGTATGTCTTTGGCGAAGTTGATGAAACTGACCTGATTGTCCACAAATTAATGGTACCTCCCGGGATGGGAGGCAGAGTTATTGAAACGGTTGACGATGGAAGATACAATATCGAAACAGTTCTTGTCAAATTAGAAGATGAAAAGGGCAAGACGATAGACCTTAAGATGTATCAGGAATGGCCTGTCAGGACACCAAGGCCTGTTCTTAAAAGAAGACATATCGAAAGGCCTCTGATTACGGGGCAGAGGGTGCTTGATACGTTCTTCCCGATTGCAAAGGGTGGAACGGCCGCAATACCCGGAGGTTTTGGTACGGGAAAGACCATGACGCAGCATCAGCTTGCAAAATGGTCCGATGCGGACATAATCGTATATATAGGCTGCGGTGAAAGAGGAAACGAAATGACGGAGGTGCTTGAGGAATTTCCAAAGCTGGAGGATCCAAAATCTAAAAAACCCCTTATGGAAAGGACGGTACTGATAGCCAATACTTCGAATATGCCTGTTGCTGCGAGGGAAGCAAGCATTTATACAGGCATAACGATTGCGGAATATTACAGGGATATGGGATATCATGTTGCCATAATGGCTGATTCGACATCTAGATGGGCGGAAGCCCTCCGTGAAATATCAGGAAGGCTCGAAGAGATGCCGGCAGAGGAGGGATACCCGGCATACCTTCCTTCAAGACTTGCCGAGTTTTATGAAAGGGCGGGTTACGTCACGACGCTAAACGGAAAGGAAGGCTCGGTTACTATAATAGGTGCCGTATCGCCTGCAGGGGGGGATTTTTCAGAACCCGTAACTGAAAATACCAAAAGGTTTGTAAGCGCGTTTCTCGGCCTGGACAAAAGGCTTGCATATGCAAGGCATTTTCCCGCCATAAACTGGCTTTCAAGTTACAGCGGTTATGTTACGGCTCTAACGGATTGGTACAGCGAGAATGTTGCGGAGGATATGATGCCTCTCAGGGCTAAAATGCTCAAGGTATTGTTTGAGGAGAACAAACTTTTAGAAATCGTAAAACTCGTGGGTGAAGATGTGCTGCCAGATGACCAAAGGCTGATACTTGAGGTTTCAAAACTTTTAAAGGTTGGATTTTTGCAGCAGAATGCTTTTCACAAGGAGGATACTTATGTACCCATAAAAAAACAGTACCTGATGCTCAAGGTAATCGACATGGTGTATGAAAGGGGAAAATCGGCAGTAAAAAAGGGTATTCCCATATCAAAGATAAAAGACGCCAAGCTGTTCGACGAAGTAATCAAGATGAAATATACTATTCCCAACGATAGGTTGGAAATGTTCGATAGTTTGTTCAAACATATAAATGATTTCTACGATAAACTGGAAAAACAGTATGCTTGA
- a CDS encoding V-type ATP synthase subunit E family protein, with product MIKVDDKLKLFAKLVLEKVQNESEKKVNDFKRNQDTVLESEKQRLLKESENLIKKTRKKAENKKRQIVSKAVMDRQRALLKKRKEVYDRMVKGIRDMTSEFVDEPEYLGFLEKNIALGFSKFDAKNAVMLVTPHDMEKYYDSIKSYIDKYKKNDMNVEIKEANDSMLGGCIIEDADKTMRVDCSMEMVLEDNRVNIGKTLMDNV from the coding sequence ATGATAAAAGTAGATGATAAACTAAAATTGTTTGCAAAGCTTGTACTTGAGAAAGTGCAGAATGAATCCGAAAAGAAGGTTAACGACTTTAAAAGAAATCAGGATACGGTACTTGAAAGCGAAAAGCAGAGACTGCTTAAGGAATCGGAAAACTTAATAAAAAAGACCAGAAAAAAGGCTGAAAATAAAAAGAGGCAGATAGTATCGAAGGCTGTTATGGATAGGCAGAGAGCGCTTTTAAAGAAGAGAAAAGAAGTTTACGATAGAATGGTAAAAGGTATAAGGGATATGACATCTGAATTTGTCGATGAACCGGAATACTTAGGCTTCCTTGAAAAGAATATAGCGCTCGGTTTTTCTAAATTTGATGCAAAAAATGCCGTCATGTTGGTTACTCCTCATGATATGGAAAAATATTATGATTCTATAAAGAGTTATATAGATAAGTATAAAAAAAATGATATGAATGTGGAGATTAAAGAAGCGAATGATTCCATGCTTGGAGGATGTATTATAGAGGATGCTGATAAAACCATGAGAGTGGATTGTTCGATGGAAATGGTCTTAGAAGATAACAGGGTCAATATAGGCAAAACGCTTATGGATAATGTATGA
- a CDS encoding V-type ATP synthase subunit F yields the protein MKTYLISDNVDTLVGMRLAGIKGVIAHTREEILSDLKEARSDKKTGIILITEKLAPLVGDEIEKIKLSVSLPLIVVIPDRHGTLRTKDSITKYVNESIGLKI from the coding sequence TTGAAGACATATTTGATCAGCGATAATGTGGATACATTGGTCGGAATGAGGCTTGCAGGTATAAAGGGAGTTATTGCCCATACGAGAGAGGAAATTTTATCCGATCTTAAGGAGGCAAGGAGCGATAAGAAAACAGGCATAATTCTTATCACGGAAAAACTGGCGCCGCTTGTCGGCGATGAGATTGAAAAGATCAAGCTGTCTGTCAGTTTGCCATTGATCGTAGTGATACCTGACAGGCACGGTACTCTAAGAACGAAGGATTCCATTACAAAATATGTGAATGAATCCATAGGCCTTAAGATATGA
- a CDS encoding ATP synthase subunit C codes for MYIILILTLAIVIFTVTAGLNILVKGSISKNIKNKSILKFSLSSFIPVLAAAIIIMVPQAVHAANGTTSNSSAGLGYIAAALSTGLATIGTGVAVGPSASSAIGAISEDPKTLGKALIFVGLGEGIAIYGLVISIMILGRL; via the coding sequence ATGTATATTATATTGATTTTGACTTTGGCTATTGTCATATTTACAGTAACTGCGGGACTTAATATTCTGGTAAAAGGGAGCATAAGCAAAAATATAAAAAACAAATCTATATTGAAATTCAGCCTGTCATCATTTATACCCGTGCTGGCCGCAGCAATTATAATCATGGTTCCACAGGCTGTACATGCAGCTAACGGCACTACTTCGAATTCAAGCGCGGGGCTTGGTTATATTGCCGCCGCTTTATCCACAGGGCTTGCCACAATAGGTACGGGAGTTGCCGTAGGACCTTCGGCATCATCTGCCATAGGTGCCATATCGGAAGATCCGAAGACTCTTGGCAAGGCGTTGATATTTGTAGGCTTAGGTGAGGGCATAGCCATCTACGGGCTTGTTATTTCCATCATGATACTCGGGAGGCTATAG
- a CDS encoding V-type ATPase 116kDa subunit family protein, with the protein MSVEKMEMMNAIGYLDDIDNVSMEIVKQGSMHIVNALNEINQNDFTVLMPKGRTSSITDLSFVRQYRNTRDHADIVDKAEKLMDIFGIEREISKKYADSDTDHNKISDMIRNIYDQAAALTGKLKEARTELAGTKEFCEHMRRMMDVNIDLGAMKDLKFFSFRIGRLKKENYARLMDNIENISSIIYRINTLRGYEVIVAISPKILEAETARILSSLNFEKIDIPYDLTGTPREIIEKLGRKIDEKENEINDLNSDILLLGRKYRESVDESYTKLKLLEKAQDVNNEVACTDEFFYLAGWVPVSEKQNLQKRLSRFGDRLTLAFKPQSEVNSSLIPPTKLKNNWLFRPFEAIVRMYGTPSYNELDPTAFVAVSYMIMFGCMFGDLGQGLIFLIAGLLLEHKFRHPNLGGVLSRVGLSSMFFGLLFGSVFGNENLIKPLLFHPMESKNINTILLLGIVLGIAFTTVSFIFSLINSFRKKDMENGLFGKNGAAGFVFYWIMIITAVDIFIKGKSRLPIGIIAIILFILLLFMMIKQPFSHIISGRKPLYDDPVGDYYIENGFGAFETIISMLSNTVSFIRIGAFALNHVGLFMAFATIAAMMSNGAEAVFILVLGNIVVMCLEGMVVFIQGLRLEYYELFSKYYEGKGIEYIPVKVIFDKTNTPISTSER; encoded by the coding sequence TTGTCAGTTGAAAAAATGGAAATGATGAATGCAATAGGTTACTTAGACGACATCGATAATGTTTCGATGGAGATCGTAAAGCAGGGATCCATGCATATTGTAAACGCTTTAAATGAAATAAACCAGAATGATTTTACTGTGCTTATGCCAAAGGGCAGAACAAGTTCGATTACAGATCTGTCTTTTGTCAGGCAGTACAGGAATACCCGGGATCATGCGGATATCGTCGATAAAGCTGAAAAACTGATGGATATATTCGGAATAGAAAGGGAGATATCCAAAAAGTATGCCGATAGCGATACGGATCACAATAAAATATCGGATATGATAAGGAATATATACGACCAGGCGGCAGCGCTTACCGGTAAGTTGAAGGAAGCCCGGACGGAGCTTGCAGGTACAAAAGAGTTTTGCGAGCATATGAGAAGAATGATGGATGTAAATATAGACCTGGGTGCCATGAAGGATTTAAAATTTTTCAGTTTCAGGATAGGCAGGCTCAAGAAGGAAAATTATGCGAGACTGATGGACAATATCGAAAACATATCCTCGATAATTTACCGCATAAATACATTGCGGGGATATGAGGTCATAGTGGCTATTTCGCCTAAAATTCTCGAGGCAGAAACTGCCAGGATATTGTCTTCCTTGAATTTCGAAAAAATCGACATACCATATGATTTAACAGGTACTCCACGTGAGATAATAGAAAAGTTGGGACGGAAAATCGATGAGAAAGAAAATGAAATAAATGATTTGAACAGCGATATACTTCTTCTTGGCAGAAAGTACAGGGAATCTGTGGATGAAAGCTATACCAAGCTCAAACTGCTTGAAAAGGCACAGGATGTCAACAATGAAGTCGCATGTACCGACGAATTCTTCTATCTGGCCGGTTGGGTGCCTGTAAGTGAAAAGCAGAATCTTCAAAAAAGGCTTTCCAGGTTTGGAGATAGGCTTACACTTGCTTTCAAACCTCAGTCTGAGGTAAACAGCAGCCTGATTCCTCCTACAAAGCTAAAGAATAACTGGCTTTTCAGGCCGTTTGAGGCTATTGTCAGGATGTATGGGACTCCGTCGTATAACGAACTGGACCCTACCGCTTTTGTAGCGGTAAGTTATATGATCATGTTCGGATGTATGTTCGGAGATCTTGGCCAGGGGCTTATATTTTTAATAGCCGGTTTGCTGCTTGAACATAAATTCCGCCATCCCAACTTGGGCGGAGTTCTATCAAGGGTGGGACTGAGCTCCATGTTCTTTGGTCTCCTGTTTGGCAGCGTGTTCGGCAATGAAAATCTCATAAAACCGCTGCTGTTTCACCCTATGGAGAGCAAAAATATAAATACCATCCTTTTATTAGGTATAGTCCTCGGGATTGCATTTACCACGGTGAGCTTTATATTCAGCCTTATAAACTCTTTCAGGAAAAAGGATATGGAAAATGGACTGTTCGGTAAAAATGGAGCGGCAGGATTTGTATTCTACTGGATAATGATCATTACCGCTGTGGATATATTTATAAAGGGCAAGAGCAGGCTCCCGATCGGTATAATTGCAATTATACTGTTTATCCTTTTGCTGTTTATGATGATTAAGCAGCCTTTTTCCCACATTATAAGCGGCAGGAAGCCTCTGTATGATGATCCCGTGGGCGATTATTATATAGAAAATGGGTTTGGCGCTTTTGAGACGATTATCAGCATGCTCAGCAATACTGTGTCGTTTATCAGGATCGGTGCTTTTGCGTTGAACCATGTGGGACTTTTTATGGCTTTTGCAACCATAGCGGCGATGATGAGCAATGGTGCTGAGGCCGTATTTATTTTGGTGCTTGGAAACATAGTCGTCATGTGCCTTGAAGGCATGGTCGTGTTTATACAAGGGTTAAGGCTTGAATATTATGAGCTTTTCAGCAAATATTATGAAGGCAAAGGGATAGAATATATACCCGTAAAAGTGATTTTTGATAAAACGAATACGCCTATTTCGACTAGTGAGAGGTAA
- a CDS encoding V-type ATPase subunit, which translates to MSNLNRFAAVSTKALAMEGQLLNDEDYINLLSRDNVSGIASYLKNNTHFASVLHGIDGGSIHRSQLEVLLKRSHVGGISKMVHYFSDSYKAFYKTMFIRYEIEDLKTIAKGIKAGNDNMAIKDSLAFLGYFSSFNMTGLLSSKSLLDFITNLKGTIYYNYLRPIEENRKYTGFFNIEMTLDLAFFDIFYKNLSRIDKNNISIIKSYLDAYVDLLNIQWIYRGLKFYGLPRELLFNYTISHGRIFDSDYIKRLCYSRSLEEFREIVRNTKYSFLFHMESQEGIFMERRILRYLYYNLKRIKVKSGMNMSQPLVYILLSEIEIRDIISVIESIRYGMQIDEAKKYLIRKL; encoded by the coding sequence ATGAGTAATTTAAACAGATTTGCTGCCGTAAGCACAAAAGCACTGGCTATGGAAGGGCAGCTTCTTAATGATGAAGATTATATAAATCTGCTTTCAAGGGATAACGTATCGGGGATTGCATCTTATCTTAAAAATAACACTCACTTTGCCTCCGTGCTCCATGGAATCGACGGGGGCAGCATCCACAGGAGCCAGCTTGAGGTGCTGCTTAAAAGAAGCCATGTAGGCGGTATAAGCAAGATGGTTCATTATTTTTCAGATTCTTATAAAGCATTCTATAAAACTATGTTTATAAGATATGAAATAGAGGACTTGAAGACAATTGCAAAGGGTATTAAAGCAGGAAACGACAATATGGCGATAAAGGATTCGCTGGCGTTTCTCGGCTATTTCAGCTCTTTTAATATGACTGGCCTGCTTTCTTCAAAAAGCCTTTTGGATTTTATCACAAATCTAAAAGGCACTATATATTATAATTATCTTCGCCCAATTGAGGAAAACAGAAAGTATACCGGTTTTTTCAATATTGAGATGACTCTTGATCTTGCGTTTTTTGATATTTTTTACAAAAATTTGAGCAGGATAGATAAAAATAATATATCGATAATAAAAAGCTATTTGGATGCCTATGTCGATCTATTGAATATCCAATGGATATACAGAGGGCTCAAATTTTACGGTCTGCCCCGTGAATTGCTGTTTAATTATACAATATCCCATGGAAGGATATTTGACAGCGATTATATAAAAAGATTGTGTTATTCGAGAAGCCTGGAGGAGTTTAGAGAAATTGTGCGGAATACCAAGTACAGTTTTCTATTCCATATGGAAAGTCAAGAGGGTATATTCATGGAACGACGTATACTCAGATACCTTTATTATAATCTGAAAAGAATAAAGGTTAAAAGCGGAATGAATATGAGCCAGCCTTTGGTATATATTCTCTTATCCGAAATCGAAATAAGGGATATAATATCGGTCATCGAAAGCATACGTTACGGCATGCAGATTGATGAAGCCAAGAAGTATCTTATAAGAAAGCTATAG
- a CDS encoding M28 family peptidase has translation MKHFKKVIFLIVASVIIFTSCSVKVGYNPHNYDADNIIKMIGELSSKSFNGRMAGTPYGIKTEEYVASKFKKAGLKPAGVGGTFYQEFLGVSGNPTPEYILEVKDGNNMVKGYKYGKDYSFFTYMSHKGEATGRGVPVNLSDKNIKGVKNAIALIKYFKDADSNTLSMLYKKGYTGVITASGDPSDRRKGQFGVNDMEVSSKLPRVCVDLDVFDELMDYSKKGYTIHLKSSFEVKSFKARNVIGILNSNRKSDDYLIISAHMDHLGPDPDGVYFPGALDNASGTSSIIEIARALSKQPVKPDKNIVFIAFSGEEENLFGSQYYVSHPIYPLKNSEVINLDMVGAKSNLPLSIFRYGSSERASGNSILNELKSSADERKIKYSIENNGSSDHMPFGSVGVPSVTLIDLEKNIYHVPEDTIENIGRDNLKRDIGLVMDVIGENAYTQKRYSNLFIICIIAGIMTIIVIAIRHNRMRIVKIN, from the coding sequence TTGAAGCATTTCAAAAAAGTTATATTTTTAATTGTGGCATCTGTCATAATATTTACATCCTGCAGTGTTAAAGTCGGCTATAATCCGCATAATTATGATGCTGACAATATTATAAAGATGATCGGGGAGCTATCTTCAAAGAGCTTCAATGGCAGGATGGCCGGAACGCCTTATGGAATCAAAACAGAGGAGTACGTCGCATCCAAGTTTAAGAAGGCCGGATTAAAACCTGCAGGTGTTGGCGGGACGTTTTATCAGGAATTCCTGGGAGTAAGCGGCAATCCGACACCCGAGTATATACTTGAGGTTAAAGATGGGAATAATATGGTAAAGGGATATAAATACGGAAAGGATTACAGCTTTTTCACCTATATGTCCCATAAGGGCGAGGCTACAGGAAGAGGTGTTCCGGTGAACCTGAGCGATAAAAATATAAAAGGTGTAAAAAATGCGATAGCTCTTATAAAATATTTCAAGGATGCGGACTCCAATACATTGTCGATGCTTTATAAAAAAGGTTATACGGGGGTCATTACGGCGAGCGGCGACCCTTCCGACAGGAGAAAGGGCCAGTTTGGCGTAAACGATATGGAAGTATCATCAAAACTGCCGAGAGTATGTGTAGACCTGGACGTTTTTGACGAGCTTATGGATTATTCAAAAAAGGGTTATACTATCCATTTAAAATCCTCTTTCGAAGTCAAAAGCTTTAAAGCGAGGAATGTGATAGGCATATTGAATTCAAACAGAAAATCGGATGATTATCTTATAATATCGGCTCATATGGATCATCTGGGTCCGGATCCTGACGGCGTATATTTCCCGGGCGCTCTTGATAATGCATCCGGAACATCCAGTATAATAGAGATTGCGCGAGCGCTGTCAAAGCAGCCTGTAAAGCCTGACAAAAATATCGTATTCATAGCATTCAGCGGCGAGGAAGAAAATCTTTTCGGGTCACAGTATTATGTTTCACATCCGATTTATCCTCTTAAAAACAGCGAAGTCATAAATCTCGATATGGTAGGCGCAAAATCGAATTTGCCTTTGAGTATTTTTAGATATGGCAGCAGCGAGAGGGCATCGGGGAATTCAATACTGAATGAGTTAAAAAGTTCAGCGGACGAAAGAAAAATAAAATACAGCATCGAAAACAATGGAAGCAGCGATCATATGCCTTTTGGATCGGTGGGCGTTCCGTCTGTAACATTGATAGATCTGGAAAAGAATATATACCATGTCCCTGAGGATACCATAGAGAATATAGGAAGGGATAATTTAAAAAGAGATATCGGTCTTGTGATGGATGTTATCGGGGAAAATGCTTATACTCAAAAAAGATATAGCAATTTATTTATTATTTGCATAATTGCAGGAATTATGACAATTATTGTCATAGCAATACGGCACAATAGAATGAGAATCGTAAAAATAAATTAA